A window from Gopherus flavomarginatus isolate rGopFla2 chromosome 4, rGopFla2.mat.asm, whole genome shotgun sequence encodes these proteins:
- the LOC127049741 gene encoding uncharacterized protein LOC127049741 gives MRYLGVTPPPIRGPRWTLQSGGGSRGGGGRWGEEETESEGTGMGGDTPESQEACSQELFSSQEEGSQSQQPVFGEGQAEERVPGTLTSRMPVLSTAERLQNLRKKPRKSKDDLLQAVMDHSARENQKLQDWKEKESRIHQRNAAARKKSTKQLISILARQADSIQVLVDIQAEHYHANPLPRAKALSLVPQCQLQTPFPSIQVLTTTTSCLQHLYVHQPALRTTTLTLCTQPPSPCSIGILKCSSHCTALQT, from the exons atgcgatacttgggggtgaccccaccgccaatccgaggaccacgatggacacttcagagtggggggggaagcagaggaggaggaggaaggtggggggaggaggaaaccgagagtgagggtactgggatggggggagacaccccggagtcccaggaagcatgcagccaggagctcttctcaagccaggaggaaggtagccagtcgcagcagccggtatttggtgaaggacaagcagaggagcgggttcccg GAACCTTGACTTCTCGGATGCCCGTATTATCAacagctgaaagactccaaaacctccggaagaagccacgaaaaagcaaagacgacctgctgcaagcagttatggatcactctgccagagagaatcaaaaactgcaggactggaaggaaaaggaaagcaggatccaccagagaaacgcagcggccaggaagaaaagcacaaagcagctgataagcatcctggcaaggcaagcagactctatccaggtgctcgtagacattcaggcagagcactaccatgccaaccccctcccccgtgccaaagctctttcacttgtgccccaatgtcagctccaaacccccttccccagcatccaggttcttaccaccaccaccagctgcctccaacacctgtacgttcaccaaccagccctgagaactacgacccttaccctctgcactcaacccccatcaccatgcagtataggcattctgaagtgcagcagtcattgcacagcactccagacatga